CATTCCCGATCCCGGCGCAATCACGACATACGGGCTCCCCGCAGTTCGCGCTGTCGCCGAGGTTGCCGCGGTCATCGCGATCGGCTCGCTGCTGTTGGCGGCGTTTTTCGTGCCGCCGCAGAAGTCCGGTGTACTCGACGTCGACGGCTATCGGGCTGTCCGGACGGCATCGCACGCCGCGATCGTGTGGGCGGCATGTTCGCTGGTGCTGATTCCGCTGACGCTCTCCGATACGTCGGGTCAGCCGTTCTCCGAAGCGATCAAACCGGCAAACCTGTGGTCAGGACTCGATCAGGTGGAAATCGCCGGTGCCTGGCGGTGGACGGCCGTCATCGCGGTGGTCCTCGCCATTCTGGCTCGTCTGACGTTGCGCTGGTGGTGGACGCCGCTGCTACTGGTGGTCGGCCTGCTCGGACTCATGCCCCTCGCACTCACCGGGCACTCGTCGTCGGGCGGCTCGCACGACATTGCTACCAACAGCCTGATCCTGCACCTCGTTGCGGCGTCGCTGTGGGCCGGTGGATTGTTTGCGCTCCTGGCACATGCTCGCCGCGGCGGTGACCACACGGACGTCGCTGCCCAGCGCTTTTCGACTGTCGCCACCATTTGTTTTGTCGTCATGGGTTTCAGTGGCGTCATCAACGCGATTGTTCGTCTCCCGCTCGACGATCTGTTCACCACGACGTACGGCCGCCTGATTGTCGCGAAGATCGTTGCGCTGATCGTCCTCGGATTCTTCGGCTGGCTGCAGCGCAGTCGAGCGTTGCCTGCGCTCGCCGAGAACCCGAACTCCCGTTCGGCGTTGATCCGCTTTGCCGGCGGCGAAGGCATCATCTTTGCCGCCACCATCGGGTTGGCGATCGGGCTCGGCCGCACGCCGCCGCCTCCGCCGTCGAGCATCCCGACGATTCCCGAGGTCGAACTCGGCTACAACCTGCCGGACCCGCCGTCGTTCGTGGCGTTCGTGACCGAATGGCGTTTCGATTTGATGTTCGGCACTGCCGCGATCGTGGCTGCGGTCCTGTATTTCCTCGGCCTGCGCAAGCTGTCGAAGCGCGGAGATTCCTGGCCGGTGGGCCGCACGATTTCCTGGATGATCGGATGCGCGGTACTGCTGATCGCGACGTCCTCTGGTGTGGGCAAATACGCGACTGCGGTATTCAGCGTTCACATGGCCGGGCACATGGCACTGTCGATGCTGGCGCCGGTCCTGCTGGTTCTGGGTGCACCCATCACGTTGGCGTTGCGCGCTCTCGAACCCGCAGGCAAGGACGGTGTACCCGGAATCCGTGAGTGGATCCTGGTTGCCCTGCACAGTCCGTTCTCGCGATTTGTCACGCACCCGATCGTGGCCGCGGTCCTCTTTGTCGGCGGCTTCTACGTGCTCTACCTCGGCGGCATCTACGGCGCTACGGTCGATTCTCACAGCGCGCACCTGCTCATGAACCTGCACTTCATTCTCAGCGGCTATCTCTTCTACTGGGTGGCGATCGGTGTGGACCCCTCACCGCGCCAACTCCAACCCGTGACCAAACTGGCCATGGTCTTCGGCTCGCTCCCGTTCCACGCGTTCTTCGGTGTTGCGTTGATGAGCACCACCACGATCATGGGCGGCGAGTTCTTCCGCTCACTGGGCTTGGGCTGGAACGACGATCTTCTCGGCGACCAGAAACTGGGCGGCAGTATCGCCTGGGCGACGGGCGAGATCCCGCTGATGGTGGTCATGCTCGCACTGCTCGTGCAGTGGTCACGCTCCGACCGGAAGACGGCCGTTCGCACGGACCGTGCTGCCGAACGTGATCACGACGCAGACCTGGCTGCGCACAATGCGATGTTCGCCGAACTTGCGAGGCGAGACCGTGAGGGCTGGGCCCCGCGTGAAAAGAAGTCGGAGGACTCCTCGTCAGCGGAGTGACTGCTGATCAATCACGATGTGCGACAACCGCTGCGACGAGGCCGTGAACGGAAGACACCGGTTCGTTGCGTCGAAAAGCCGTCAACGGCGGCCGCAATACGGACGAGGCCGCAAGACATAACAGCAGGCACCGACACCGCCCGGACCACACGGTCCGGGCAGTGCTGCTTTTCCACAGGCACTGTGTTCATCCACAGGTTGATTTCGATTTCGAAGGCACACCGTTTTTCGGTTCAGAATCATCAGGTACCGATGATCGATCGGTGTGTGGCTGAACAGTTTTAGAGGGGGGATCGGAATATGTACGAGACATCTGCAACCGTTGTCGGCACCGTCATCACCAATCCGGTGAAGCGGCAGACCACCAATGGTGAAGAGGTGCTGAGCTTTCGGATGGCCAGCAATGCGCGACGTAAAGATCCGGTAACCGGGGAATGGACCGACGGCGCCACGCTCTATCTGAGTGTCACGTGTTGGCGACGGCTGGTCACCGGCGTCGGAGCATCCATCATGAAGGGCGATCCGGTGATGGCGACGGGGGAGTTGCGCACTAACGAGTACACCACGAAGGAGGGCATCGCTCGCTCCGACCTGGAGATGAGGGCTACCGCGGTGGGACCCGACCTTGCCCGGTGTATCGCAAAGATCGAGCGCCACAGCAAGACCTCGTCGGCGGAGGAGTCAGGCGAATCCGACGCGACTGTGGCGGCGTAGGTCAGACGCGAGTTTTCGGGCAGTCGCGGGGGCGGCCGTGGTCGTGCCCCGCGTCTACTCGTTCGAGCAGTTCGGTGAGAACCACTCGTTCGGATTCGTCGAGGTCGTCGAAGATGTCCGAGGATTCTCGGCGTTGGGCCTGCGCGACCTCGGCTGCGAGGGCGGAGCCGGCATCGGTGAGTTCGAGGAGCACTGCTCGTCGGTCGTTGGGGTCAGGAGTGCGCTTGACCCATCCTGCGGATTCGAGGGAATCCACGACATCTGTTGCGGAGCGGGGAACGATGCGCAGCTTTTCCGCGAGAAAGCCCAATCGGACCGGTTCGCCTACTCGGGTGAGCACTCTCAGAGCGCGACTCTGTGACGGGGAGAGACCGAATGGCTCGAGGGCCGCGACCTGGCGTCGTCGAATGGTTCGCGCCACGGACAACACGACATCGGTGAGTTCGCGCTCTCGGGAATGCATGGCGCCAGTCTAGCGTTGTTGGTGTCAGCCTCATAGTGAGGTAACCTCATCAATATGAAATTAGGGTGAGAAAGCCTCCAGGAGGTAAACGTGAAACCAGATCACATCAGAGATTTCGAAAATTCCGCTGTCGAGACCACTCCGGCGGACCCCGTATCACCGCGACGCGTCCTCGAGCTGTTCACGCCGTATCGGTCGCAGATCGCCATCGTCACCGCGGTCATCACGCTCAGCGCCGTCGTAGCCTTGGGCAGCCCACTGCTCCTGCGCGAAATGCTCGACAAGGCCATCCCGGACAAGGACCTCGGACTGGTCAGCATCCTTGCGATCGGCATGATCGCAATTGCCGTGATCACCAGTTGCCTCGGTGTTGTGCAGACATGGATGTCCAACAGCATCGGCCAGAAACTGATGCACCAACTGCGTGTCCGGGTGTACACGCACCTGCAGAATCAGTCGCTTGGCTTCTTCGCCCGAACCAGGACCGGCGAGGTGCAGTCGCGTATCGCCAACGACATCGGCGGTATGCAATCGGTTGTCACCAACACCGCCACATCGATTGCGCAGAACGCGACCACTGTCGCAGCCACGATCGTTGCGCTCTTCCTGCTCGACTGGCGACTGGCGATCTTCTCGCTCGCGATCCTGCCGGTCTTCATCCGTATCGCCCGCAAGATCGGTAACGAGCGTCGCAAGATCTCCGGCAAGCGCCAGAAGTTGCTCAGCGATCTGTCCGTTCAGGTCGAGGAATCTCTCTCGGTCAGCGGCATTCTGCTGGGAAAGACAACCGGCGCGAAGTCCGCGCTGACCGATCGCTTTGCCGAACGCTCGGCTGAGGTTGCCGACGTCGAACTTCGCGCGATGATGGCCGGTAAGTGGCGCATGGCGTCGATGTCGATCACATTTGCGGCCATGCCGGCACTGGTCTACTGGTTTGCCGGATTCACTCTCGATCACGGCAACACCATCACCGTCGGCACACTGGTCGCGTTCACGACTTTGCAGACTCAGTTGTTCCGGCCCACCATGATGCTGCTCAACACTGGCGTCGAGGTGCAGAGTTCCATGGCACTGTTCAGTCGCGTGTTCGAGTACCTGGATCTGCCGATCGACATCGCGGATCCGGAAGAGTCGAAGGAGTTCGACGTGTCGGCAGTGTCGGGAGAACTGCGATTCGATCACGTCGACTTCTCGTACCCGGGAACCGAAAGCAAGACTCTCGACAACATCGATCTGACGGTCCCGGCCGGCGGAACCTTGGCACTTGTCGGTTCCACCGGTTCCGGCAAGACCACTCTCGGATACCTGGCAGCACGTCTGTACGACCCGACGGCCGGGTCCGTGACGATCGACGGTATCGATCTGCGTGACCTCGATCTGTCGACCGTGTCGGATCTGGTCGGCGTCGTATCGCAGGAGACATATCTGTTCCACACGACGATCCGCGAGAATCTGCGGTTCGCAAAGCCGGATGCAACCGACGACGAAATCGAGCAAGCTGCACGGATCGCCCAGATTCACGAGTTCATCTCCGGTCTGGATGACGGTTACGACACCATGGTCGGTGAGCGTGGTTACCGATTCTCCGGTGGTGAGAAGCAACGCATCGCCATAGCGCGGACCGTGCTGCGGAATCCGCCGATCCTGGTACTCGACGAAGCGACGAGTGCGCTGGACAACCGCACCGAGCGTGCGCTGCAGGACGCACTCGACGAACTGATGGTCGGACGCACCACATTGGTTGTCGCGCACAGGCTTTCCACGGTCCGCGACGCGGATCTGATAGCTGTTCTGGATCAGGGTGTTGTGGTGGAGA
The nucleotide sequence above comes from Rhodococcus sp. KBS0724. Encoded proteins:
- a CDS encoding cytochrome c oxidase assembly protein yields the protein MATPDLAQTDSPPQTGVRASSTAIFVVCGLIAGMVAALVVGFSASQALTLLGIPDPGAITTYGLPAVRAVAEVAAVIAIGSLLLAAFFVPPQKSGVLDVDGYRAVRTASHAAIVWAACSLVLIPLTLSDTSGQPFSEAIKPANLWSGLDQVEIAGAWRWTAVIAVVLAILARLTLRWWWTPLLLVVGLLGLMPLALTGHSSSGGSHDIATNSLILHLVAASLWAGGLFALLAHARRGGDHTDVAAQRFSTVATICFVVMGFSGVINAIVRLPLDDLFTTTYGRLIVAKIVALIVLGFFGWLQRSRALPALAENPNSRSALIRFAGGEGIIFAATIGLAIGLGRTPPPPPSSIPTIPEVELGYNLPDPPSFVAFVTEWRFDLMFGTAAIVAAVLYFLGLRKLSKRGDSWPVGRTISWMIGCAVLLIATSSGVGKYATAVFSVHMAGHMALSMLAPVLLVLGAPITLALRALEPAGKDGVPGIREWILVALHSPFSRFVTHPIVAAVLFVGGFYVLYLGGIYGATVDSHSAHLLMNLHFILSGYLFYWVAIGVDPSPRQLQPVTKLAMVFGSLPFHAFFGVALMSTTTIMGGEFFRSLGLGWNDDLLGDQKLGGSIAWATGEIPLMVVMLALLVQWSRSDRKTAVRTDRAAERDHDADLAAHNAMFAELARRDREGWAPREKKSEDSSSAE
- a CDS encoding single-stranded DNA-binding protein, whose amino-acid sequence is MYETSATVVGTVITNPVKRQTTNGEEVLSFRMASNARRKDPVTGEWTDGATLYLSVTCWRRLVTGVGASIMKGDPVMATGELRTNEYTTKEGIARSDLEMRATAVGPDLARCIAKIERHSKTSSAEESGESDATVAA
- a CDS encoding MarR family winged helix-turn-helix transcriptional regulator; this translates as MHSRERELTDVVLSVARTIRRRQVAALEPFGLSPSQSRALRVLTRVGEPVRLGFLAEKLRIVPRSATDVVDSLESAGWVKRTPDPNDRRAVLLELTDAGSALAAEVAQAQRRESSDIFDDLDESERVVLTELLERVDAGHDHGRPRDCPKTRV
- a CDS encoding ABC transporter ATP-binding protein, yielding MKPDHIRDFENSAVETTPADPVSPRRVLELFTPYRSQIAIVTAVITLSAVVALGSPLLLREMLDKAIPDKDLGLVSILAIGMIAIAVITSCLGVVQTWMSNSIGQKLMHQLRVRVYTHLQNQSLGFFARTRTGEVQSRIANDIGGMQSVVTNTATSIAQNATTVAATIVALFLLDWRLAIFSLAILPVFIRIARKIGNERRKISGKRQKLLSDLSVQVEESLSVSGILLGKTTGAKSALTDRFAERSAEVADVELRAMMAGKWRMASMSITFAAMPALVYWFAGFTLDHGNTITVGTLVAFTTLQTQLFRPTMMLLNTGVEVQSSMALFSRVFEYLDLPIDIADPEESKEFDVSAVSGELRFDHVDFSYPGTESKTLDNIDLTVPAGGTLALVGSTGSGKTTLGYLAARLYDPTAGSVTIDGIDLRDLDLSTVSDLVGVVSQETYLFHTTIRENLRFAKPDATDDEIEQAARIAQIHEFISGLDDGYDTMVGERGYRFSGGEKQRIAIARTVLRNPPILVLDEATSALDNRTERALQDALDELMVGRTTLVVAHRLSTVRDADLIAVLDQGVVVEKGTHDELVQQGGRYAQLLAASSSEALELPTELQSV